In Penaeus monodon isolate SGIC_2016 chromosome 7, NSTDA_Pmon_1, whole genome shotgun sequence, the following are encoded in one genomic region:
- the LOC119574917 gene encoding reelin-like — translation MERVVAGALTLPLPYPALTAHTRLRVRQVTGGSAEATVWALDNVFVGRCPRGCSGRGLCQQDGRCKCEYGHSGPACEDFDRENPLYVSEPFTNAISDSANILQVGRIRGERIGWD, via the exons atGGAAAGGGTtgtag ctgGGGCCTTAACCCTGCCTTTGCCCTACCCTGCCCTCACCGCCCACACGCGCCTTCGAGTGCGGCAGGTAACAGGCGGCTCGGCGGAGGCCACGGTCTGGGCGCTGGACAACGTGTTCGTTGGGCGGTGTCCCAGAGGCTGCAGTGGGCGTGGTCTCTGTCAGCAGGATGGGCGGTGCAA GTGTGAATATGGCCATAGCGGCCCTGCGTGCGAGGATTTCGATAGAGAAAATCCTCTGTATGTGTCTGAACCTTTCACCAATGCCATTTCGGATTCGGCCAACATACTGCAGGTAGGGAGGATTaggggagagagaatagggtGGGATTAG